The following proteins come from a genomic window of Corallococcus sp. NCRR:
- a CDS encoding class I SAM-dependent methyltransferase produces MRLGLKASNLLERVADFLNLAPQPLAHAFFGMMASRTLMAGARLGVYAALADGAATAEALAARLKTSTEGMRALLEALIACEVVELSRGRFRLAPRARRWLDPRSPQAITAFLEFNYAQWDWWGQLENAVKSGQSVDIHQFAPDDPRWRDYIQAMYQLARLASPEVAAAIPLPRGARHLLDLGGAHGWYAAELCRMHRGLKATVVDLEGSVRVGRDIIAQAGMSHRVTHKEGDVLHAELGGPYDGVLLFQVMHHLTPAQNVALLRRVRGAMVSRGTLAVLEYLREERETESTSAPLIGLHYFLTSGAASYTPAEVEGFLDDAGFKVQSTRPIRHLPLQTLIIAQPD; encoded by the coding sequence ATGCGGCTGGGCCTGAAGGCAAGCAACCTCCTGGAGCGGGTGGCGGACTTCCTCAACCTGGCGCCGCAGCCCCTGGCGCACGCCTTCTTCGGGATGATGGCGTCGCGGACGCTGATGGCCGGGGCCCGGCTGGGCGTCTACGCGGCGCTGGCGGACGGCGCGGCGACGGCGGAGGCGCTGGCGGCGCGGCTCAAGACGAGCACCGAAGGGATGCGGGCGCTCCTGGAAGCGCTCATCGCCTGCGAGGTGGTGGAGCTGAGCCGGGGCCGCTTCCGGCTGGCGCCCCGGGCGCGGCGGTGGTTGGACCCGCGCTCGCCGCAGGCCATCACGGCGTTCCTGGAGTTCAACTACGCGCAGTGGGACTGGTGGGGGCAGTTGGAGAACGCGGTGAAGAGCGGGCAGTCGGTGGACATCCACCAGTTCGCTCCGGACGACCCGCGCTGGCGCGACTACATCCAGGCCATGTACCAGCTGGCGCGGCTGGCCTCGCCGGAGGTGGCGGCGGCCATTCCCCTGCCCCGGGGCGCCAGGCACCTGCTGGACCTGGGCGGCGCGCATGGCTGGTACGCGGCGGAGCTGTGCCGGATGCACCGGGGGCTGAAGGCCACGGTGGTGGACCTGGAAGGCAGCGTGCGCGTGGGGCGGGACATCATCGCCCAGGCGGGGATGTCGCACCGGGTGACGCACAAGGAAGGGGACGTGCTGCACGCGGAGCTGGGCGGGCCGTATGACGGCGTGCTGCTGTTCCAGGTGATGCACCACCTGACGCCCGCGCAGAACGTGGCGCTCCTCAGGCGCGTGCGCGGGGCCATGGTGTCCCGGGGCACGCTGGCGGTGCTGGAGTACCTGCGCGAGGAGCGGGAGACCGAGAGCACGTCCGCGCCGCTCATCGGGTTGCACTACTTCCTCACGTCCGGCGCGGCGTCGTACACGCCCGCGGAGGTCGAGGGCTTCCTGGATGACGCGGGTTTCAAGGTCCAGAGCACGCGGCCCATCCGGCATCTGCCCTTGCAGACGTTGATCATCGCGCAGCCGGACTGA
- a CDS encoding tetratricopeptide repeat protein, translating into MTGVPMPDAEGAVPPEVEAKEKMDRARACIRAGAWEEAIPLCDEVYRRFTLSKVPALQLQVARALGHRGAAISEQGMFHEALVHFDEVERRFWSPRRPELWEGVAWGMLYRARVLLEMDREEMGRNWLERLLSRFKAFAQRPDLRVPVEMARTVLLAAHNQGQRFEEALSQSEALLKEYDGNTEPFLVEQTAVALVQRALALQGLGHTDEALEAFDEVDVRYCEDTDPRMRALVSTALMGRALVLLQEEFLPEALGALDAILEHAGPNPGRRLLEPVNFAKFHREVVERELQVERERAARRRKPR; encoded by the coding sequence ATGACGGGCGTGCCGATGCCGGACGCTGAAGGGGCGGTGCCGCCGGAGGTGGAGGCGAAGGAGAAGATGGACCGGGCGCGCGCGTGCATCCGCGCGGGCGCGTGGGAAGAGGCGATTCCGCTCTGTGACGAGGTGTACCGGCGCTTCACGCTGTCGAAGGTGCCGGCGCTCCAGCTCCAGGTGGCGCGGGCGCTGGGGCACCGGGGCGCGGCCATTTCGGAGCAGGGGATGTTCCACGAGGCGCTGGTCCACTTCGACGAGGTGGAGCGCCGCTTCTGGAGTCCGCGCCGGCCGGAGCTCTGGGAGGGCGTCGCGTGGGGGATGCTGTATCGGGCCCGCGTGCTCCTGGAGATGGACCGGGAGGAGATGGGCCGCAACTGGCTGGAGCGGCTGCTGAGCCGCTTCAAGGCGTTCGCGCAGCGGCCCGACCTGCGCGTCCCGGTGGAGATGGCGCGGACGGTGTTGCTCGCCGCCCATAACCAGGGGCAGCGTTTCGAGGAGGCGCTGAGCCAGTCCGAGGCGCTCCTGAAGGAGTACGACGGAAACACCGAGCCGTTCCTGGTGGAGCAGACGGCGGTGGCCCTGGTGCAGCGGGCGCTCGCGCTCCAGGGGTTGGGGCACACGGACGAGGCGCTGGAGGCGTTCGACGAGGTGGACGTGCGCTACTGCGAGGACACGGACCCGAGGATGCGCGCCCTGGTCTCCACCGCGCTCATGGGACGGGCCCTCGTGTTGCTCCAGGAGGAGTTCCTCCCTGAGGCGCTGGGCGCGCTCGACGCCATCCTCGAACACGCGGGCCCCAACCCGGGACGGCGTCTGCTGGAGCCCGTGAACTTCGCGAAGTTCCACCGCGAGGTCGTCGAGCGCGAGCTGCAAGTCGAGCGCGAGCGGGCCGCGCGCAGGCGGAAGCCGCGTTAG
- a CDS encoding Uma2 family endonuclease: MAYGAKPLEGPATFADIEALPEGVVGEIIDGTLYTHARPRAAHGHFEYRLHRELDDALQLSGEQPGGWWIMTEPGIRVGGSPEFIPDLAGWRCDRVPAIPKGQWTDVPDWACEILSPSTRAYDTRIKRPFYARIGIKHLWFVDLDARTLTVSELRDGLWVEVGVYSEDDDLIRAPPFEERDLRLGWLWKSLPSPG; encoded by the coding sequence ATGGCCTATGGCGCGAAACCACTCGAAGGTCCGGCGACCTTCGCTGACATCGAGGCCCTGCCCGAGGGCGTGGTGGGCGAGATCATCGATGGGACGCTTTATACGCATGCACGGCCGCGCGCCGCGCATGGCCACTTCGAGTACAGGCTTCACCGTGAGCTGGATGATGCACTCCAGTTGAGCGGTGAGCAGCCAGGTGGCTGGTGGATCATGACCGAGCCCGGCATCCGGGTGGGCGGCTCTCCGGAGTTCATCCCGGACCTGGCGGGCTGGCGGTGTGACCGGGTGCCCGCCATTCCCAAGGGGCAGTGGACGGACGTTCCCGACTGGGCGTGCGAAATCCTTTCGCCGTCCACGCGCGCCTACGACACGCGCATCAAGCGGCCGTTCTACGCACGCATCGGCATCAAGCACCTGTGGTTCGTGGACCTGGACGCGCGCACGCTCACCGTGAGCGAGTTGCGGGATGGTCTCTGGGTGGAGGTCGGCGTCTACAGCGAGGACGATGACCTCATCCGCGCCCCACCCTTCGAGGAGCGGGACCTGCGGCTGGGCTGGCTCTGGAAGTCGCTGCCGTCTCCGGGCTAA
- a CDS encoding DNA/RNA non-specific endonuclease — protein sequence MSLRIPTGVSTPRPTPANAAAPTAAPANTAVPAGADLPANAPASNVVAPTGGSWKRSATKEVAISDLQQKFGWTDESWQGRLLHAADEGADGSRASNGQVSAAELESYLSAPTDAQFLTSTALQQQRAALDAKLQGGAQSAKVDSFDSPWQQSVAKRADLLGGNGDGELSADELTAYINASKANQAKGTGTAANTQWVPDQQMAAFQSRVAEVAGEVDPLQGVGQSGATPGLNMVKEYSRTLMDTDKNVPTFVSYMLSAADVKETPADVSRLDSTFVRDPELKQGGVVDSDYNNTGFDRGHMKPAEDSPTQAAMNESHYMSNIAPQHGNHNQQVWRTLERGVSEMIKETGGKAYIVTGNLYLDDKGKPLPPESLQTTGSKADRQIAVPTHNFKTVLVELPNGNLSMFAYMVPNAKEGPSKKEDILPLLQQSRVPVDQIEGLLGQDLYAQLPKSVQDKLEKDTSAAGVFQQQSLYESATLLRAP from the coding sequence ATGTCGCTGCGAATCCCGACGGGAGTCTCCACCCCGCGTCCCACGCCCGCGAATGCCGCCGCTCCCACCGCCGCGCCCGCGAACACCGCGGTGCCCGCCGGGGCGGACCTCCCCGCCAATGCGCCCGCATCCAATGTCGTGGCGCCCACGGGGGGCAGCTGGAAGCGCTCCGCCACCAAGGAGGTGGCCATCTCCGACCTCCAGCAGAAGTTCGGCTGGACGGACGAAAGCTGGCAGGGGCGCCTGCTGCACGCGGCGGACGAGGGCGCTGACGGCAGCCGCGCCTCGAACGGCCAGGTGTCCGCGGCGGAGCTGGAGTCGTACCTCTCCGCGCCCACGGACGCGCAGTTCCTCACGTCCACGGCGCTCCAGCAGCAGCGCGCGGCGCTCGACGCGAAGCTTCAGGGCGGCGCGCAGTCCGCGAAGGTGGACAGCTTCGACAGCCCCTGGCAGCAGTCCGTGGCGAAGCGCGCGGACCTCCTGGGCGGCAACGGCGACGGGGAGCTCTCCGCCGATGAGCTGACGGCCTACATCAACGCGTCCAAGGCGAACCAGGCCAAGGGCACGGGCACGGCCGCGAACACGCAGTGGGTGCCGGACCAGCAGATGGCCGCCTTCCAGAGCCGCGTGGCGGAGGTCGCCGGCGAGGTGGATCCGCTCCAGGGCGTGGGCCAAAGCGGCGCGACGCCCGGCCTGAACATGGTGAAGGAGTACTCGCGCACGCTCATGGACACGGACAAGAACGTGCCCACGTTCGTGAGCTACATGCTGTCCGCGGCGGACGTGAAGGAGACGCCCGCGGACGTCAGCCGGCTGGACAGCACCTTCGTGCGCGACCCGGAGCTGAAGCAGGGCGGCGTGGTGGACTCCGACTACAACAACACCGGTTTCGACCGGGGGCACATGAAGCCGGCCGAGGACTCGCCCACGCAGGCGGCGATGAACGAAAGCCACTACATGAGCAACATCGCGCCCCAGCACGGCAACCACAACCAGCAGGTGTGGCGCACGCTGGAGCGCGGCGTCTCCGAGATGATCAAGGAGACCGGCGGCAAGGCCTACATCGTCACGGGCAACCTGTACCTGGACGACAAGGGCAAGCCGCTGCCGCCCGAGTCCCTCCAGACGACGGGCTCGAAGGCCGACCGGCAGATCGCGGTCCCCACGCACAACTTCAAGACGGTCCTGGTGGAGCTGCCCAACGGCAACCTGTCGATGTTCGCGTACATGGTGCCGAACGCGAAGGAGGGCCCGTCCAAGAAGGAGGACATCCTCCCGCTGCTCCAGCAGTCGCGCGTGCCGGTGGACCAGATTGAAGGGCTGCTGGGTCAGGACCTCTACGCGCAGCTGCCCAAGAGCGTGCAGGACAAGCTGGAGAAGGACACCTCCGCCGCGGGCGTCTTCCAGCAGCAGAGCCTCTACGAGTCCGCCACGCTGCTGCGCGCCCCCTGA
- a CDS encoding MBL fold metallo-hydrolase: MRLDHRHQVTRLWPVLALSLFTGCFAGTVHRGPVTDHFDGESFQNIGDAPKLSPLTLIAAVMEEQRGPWRDYADEPAGPKPPERVGPGELRVTFIGHATVLLQADGVNVLTDPIYSERASPLSFVGPKRVRPPGIRFEDLPPIDIVVVSHNHYDHMDLPTLRRLEAAHHPLFLVGLGNRELLLDEGFQRVEELDWWQSAKSGPPGLKVWAVPAQHRSNRGLTDQEETLWAGYVLETSGGPVLFAGDTGLGPHFDRIAERFGPMRLSVLPIGAFRPRVLHPVHMGPEDALKAHQVLRSGTSVAMHYGTFPMAWDGQDEAKYLLLRLLLKEEVRPRFWALGFGEGRDVAPLAPDNDGRADAGR; encoded by the coding sequence ATGCGACTGGACCATCGTCATCAAGTGACGCGGCTGTGGCCCGTGCTGGCCCTGTCGCTGTTCACCGGCTGCTTCGCCGGCACCGTGCACCGGGGCCCGGTGACGGACCATTTCGACGGGGAGTCGTTCCAGAACATCGGCGACGCGCCGAAGCTGTCCCCGCTCACGTTGATCGCGGCCGTGATGGAGGAGCAGCGCGGCCCCTGGCGCGACTACGCGGACGAGCCCGCCGGTCCGAAGCCTCCGGAGCGCGTAGGCCCGGGCGAGCTGCGCGTGACGTTCATCGGCCACGCCACGGTGTTGCTCCAGGCGGACGGGGTGAACGTGCTAACGGACCCCATCTATTCGGAGCGGGCGAGCCCCCTGTCCTTCGTGGGCCCCAAGCGCGTGCGGCCCCCGGGCATCCGCTTCGAGGACCTGCCGCCCATCGACATCGTGGTGGTGAGCCACAACCACTACGACCACATGGACCTGCCCACGCTGCGGCGGCTGGAGGCCGCGCACCACCCGCTCTTCCTCGTGGGCCTGGGCAACCGCGAGCTGCTCCTGGACGAGGGCTTCCAGCGCGTGGAGGAGCTGGACTGGTGGCAGTCCGCGAAGAGTGGTCCCCCGGGGTTGAAGGTCTGGGCGGTGCCCGCGCAGCACCGCTCGAACCGGGGGCTGACGGACCAGGAGGAGACGCTGTGGGCGGGCTACGTGCTGGAGACGTCCGGTGGCCCGGTGCTCTTCGCGGGTGACACGGGGCTGGGGCCGCACTTCGACCGCATCGCGGAGCGCTTCGGGCCCATGCGCCTGTCGGTGCTGCCCATCGGCGCGTTCCGCCCGCGCGTCCTGCACCCGGTGCACATGGGGCCGGAGGACGCGCTGAAGGCGCACCAGGTGCTGCGCTCGGGCACGTCCGTGGCGATGCACTACGGCACCTTCCCCATGGCGTGGGACGGGCAGGACGAAGCGAAGTACCTGCTCCTGCGGCTCCTCTTGAAGGAGGAGGTGCGGCCGCGCTTCTGGGCGCTCGGCTTCGGCGAGGGCCGGGACGTGGCGCCGCTGGCGCCGGACAATGACGGGCGTGCCGATGCCGGACGCTGA
- the pdxR gene encoding MocR-like pyridoxine biosynthesis transcription factor PdxR, which translates to MKTSTGVASSLLLRLDSRSPTPLHEQLFEGIRARILAGALAPGLRLPSSRQLATELDVARSTVLQALDALTAEGYLVARAGSCTRVAPALPILAGDRIREPGLPVATRAPSSDARDPRSRLAATRASGSGARGPRLAASARALKASPVGAPRLGAAPRAFRPGVPALDLFPTALWARTVSRVHARASTGLLDGGDPSGHAPLRDAIATHVSVSRGVRCSPAQVFITAGTQQAFDEVLRLALDPGDSVWVEDPGYPGVRRAVLSAGGRPVPIPVDGDGLDVSAGLARAPRARVALVAPSHQYPLGVTLSLARRMALLQWAERTRSLIIEDDYDSEFRHRGRPLTALQGLDDSGCVVYVGTFSKSMFPGLRLGFLVVPPSLVEVFSAARAAASAPASSLEQAALAAFLAEGHFARHLRRMRAAYRERGEALLEALRADCPGVLTPRPCDTGMQVCASLAASLSDLRVRDEAARKGVEVAALSGYFLGRRRESGLVFGFGGVRPDDMRAGTRALARAIEAARRNDLRPSPPHPKGSPR; encoded by the coding sequence TTGAAGACCTCCACCGGCGTCGCGTCATCGCTCCTCTTGCGGCTCGACTCGCGCAGCCCCACGCCGCTCCATGAGCAGCTCTTCGAGGGTATCCGCGCGCGCATCCTCGCGGGGGCGCTGGCACCCGGCCTGCGGCTTCCCTCCTCCCGTCAGCTCGCGACCGAGCTGGACGTGGCCCGCAGCACCGTCCTCCAGGCGCTGGACGCGCTCACGGCGGAGGGCTACCTCGTGGCCCGGGCGGGCTCCTGCACGCGAGTCGCGCCCGCATTGCCCATCCTCGCTGGAGACCGGATCCGTGAACCCGGGCTCCCTGTCGCCACACGCGCGCCGAGCTCCGATGCGCGAGACCCGCGTTCCCGGCTCGCCGCCACACGCGCGTCTGGCTCCGGGGCGCGGGGGCCTCGGCTTGCTGCGTCCGCACGGGCGTTGAAGGCTTCACCGGTTGGTGCTCCGCGCCTCGGGGCCGCGCCTCGCGCGTTCCGGCCCGGTGTGCCCGCGCTGGACCTGTTCCCCACCGCGCTCTGGGCCCGCACGGTGTCTCGCGTTCATGCTCGCGCGAGCACGGGGCTGCTCGACGGAGGGGACCCTTCGGGCCATGCGCCGCTGCGTGATGCCATCGCCACCCATGTGTCCGTGTCGCGGGGCGTGCGCTGCTCCCCGGCGCAGGTCTTCATCACGGCGGGCACCCAGCAGGCCTTCGATGAAGTGCTCCGGCTCGCGCTGGACCCGGGGGACTCCGTCTGGGTGGAGGACCCTGGCTATCCCGGTGTGCGTCGCGCCGTGCTCTCCGCGGGGGGACGTCCGGTGCCCATCCCCGTGGATGGGGACGGGCTCGACGTGAGCGCGGGGCTGGCTCGTGCGCCTCGGGCACGGGTCGCGCTGGTGGCGCCTTCGCACCAATACCCGCTGGGCGTCACGCTGAGCCTGGCGCGGCGGATGGCACTGCTCCAGTGGGCCGAACGCACCCGCTCGCTGATCATCGAGGACGATTACGACAGCGAGTTCCGTCACCGAGGCCGCCCCCTCACCGCGCTCCAGGGACTCGATGACTCTGGCTGCGTGGTCTACGTGGGCACGTTCAGCAAGTCGATGTTCCCCGGCCTGCGCCTGGGCTTCCTCGTGGTGCCGCCCTCGCTCGTGGAGGTGTTCTCCGCCGCGCGCGCCGCCGCGTCCGCGCCCGCCTCCTCGCTGGAGCAGGCCGCGCTCGCCGCGTTCCTCGCGGAGGGACACTTCGCCCGTCACCTGCGCCGGATGCGCGCGGCCTATCGCGAGCGCGGTGAAGCCCTGCTCGAAGCCCTGCGCGCCGACTGCCCGGGCGTGCTGACGCCCCGGCCCTGCGACACCGGGATGCAGGTCTGCGCGTCGCTGGCCGCCTCCCTGTCCGACCTGCGTGTCCGCGATGAGGCCGCCCGGAAGGGCGTGGAGGTCGCCGCGCTGTCCGGCTACTTCCTCGGCCGCCGCCGCGAGTCCGGCCTCGTCTTCGGCTTCGGCGGCGTGCGCCCGGACGACATGCGCGCCGGGACACGCGCCCTGGCCCGGGCCATCGAAGCCGCGCGCCGCAACGACCTCCGCCCCTCTCCACCCCACCCGAAAGGATCTCCCCGGTGA
- a CDS encoding NIPSNAP family protein, with amino-acid sequence MPSHLSCCSVLELRQYTLHPGQREVLISLFERAFIESQEATGMHLIGQFRDEDRPDRFVWLRGFRDMASRREALSAFYGGPVWKEHRSAANATMQDSDNVLLLRPVRPDTGLEHPGTPRPPPNADARPDSRVEVTLCYLKAPADEALTACFEQHVRPVLTELGATPKALFQTESAENTFPALPVRTGEHVLAWLTVFPDAEHLRRRAAAKGWAEPLQPWLSAPIEHLTLSPTARSELR; translated from the coding sequence ATGCCGTCCCATCTCTCCTGCTGTTCGGTCCTCGAACTGCGCCAGTACACGCTCCATCCCGGTCAGCGGGAGGTCCTCATCTCGCTCTTCGAGCGGGCCTTCATCGAGTCGCAGGAAGCCACCGGCATGCACCTCATCGGTCAGTTCCGCGACGAGGACCGTCCGGACCGGTTCGTCTGGCTGCGAGGCTTCCGCGACATGGCCTCACGGCGCGAAGCGCTGAGCGCGTTCTACGGCGGCCCGGTGTGGAAGGAGCACCGGAGCGCGGCGAACGCGACGATGCAGGACTCCGACAACGTCCTGCTCCTGCGACCAGTGCGGCCGGACACGGGCCTCGAGCATCCGGGCACGCCCCGCCCCCCGCCAAACGCGGACGCGCGTCCGGACTCCCGGGTGGAGGTGACGCTCTGCTACCTGAAAGCCCCCGCCGATGAAGCCCTCACGGCCTGCTTCGAACAGCACGTGCGCCCGGTGCTCACGGAGCTGGGCGCCACGCCGAAAGCCTTGTTCCAGACCGAGTCCGCGGAGAACACGTTCCCTGCCCTGCCCGTGCGCACGGGCGAGCACGTCCTCGCCTGGCTCACCGTGTTTCCGGATGCCGAGCACCTTCGACGCCGAGCCGCCGCGAAGGGCTGGGCGGAGCCGCTGCAACCGTGGCTGAGCGCACCCATCGAACACCTGACGCTGTCTCCCACCGCGCGCTCCGAGCTGCGCTGA
- a CDS encoding dihydrofolate reductase family protein, producing MKPRVICHMISSIDGRIVVKHWPDPASMRGEYERTADTFDADAWMCGRITMEDFAAEGSVSKPAPASPLPRTDFVARKDAESYAIALDAHGKLNWESGAIDDDHLVVVLTESVPDAHLAHLRERGVSYVFGGKQDIDFARVLEKLGDTFGIKTVLLEGGGGINGSFLATGLIDEVSLLVHPTADGLTGTPTLFDRPQGSTGAGAALELTHVERRDSGIVWLRYRVRR from the coding sequence ATGAAGCCCCGTGTCATCTGCCACATGATCTCGTCCATCGACGGGCGCATCGTCGTCAAGCACTGGCCCGACCCGGCGTCGATGCGCGGCGAGTACGAGCGCACCGCCGACACCTTCGACGCGGACGCCTGGATGTGCGGCCGCATCACCATGGAGGACTTCGCCGCCGAAGGCTCGGTGTCCAAGCCCGCTCCCGCGTCGCCCCTGCCCCGCACGGACTTCGTCGCTCGCAAGGACGCGGAGTCCTACGCCATCGCCCTGGATGCCCACGGCAAGCTGAACTGGGAATCCGGCGCCATCGATGACGACCACCTCGTCGTCGTGCTCACCGAGTCCGTCCCCGACGCGCACCTCGCCCACCTGCGCGAGCGCGGCGTCTCCTATGTCTTCGGCGGCAAGCAGGACATCGACTTCGCCCGCGTACTGGAGAAGCTCGGAGACACCTTCGGCATCAAGACCGTGCTGCTGGAGGGCGGAGGCGGCATCAATGGCTCCTTCCTCGCCACGGGCCTCATCGACGAGGTGAGCCTCCTCGTGCACCCCACCGCCGACGGCCTGACCGGCACCCCGACCCTGTTCGACCGGCCCCAGGGCTCCACTGGCGCGGGCGCCGCGCTGGAGCTCACCCACGTGGAGCGCCGCGACTCCGGCATCGTATGGCTCCGCTACCGCGTGCGGCGCTGA
- a CDS encoding gamma-glutamylcyclotransferase: protein MASGPAPSRPWFAFSLDLAPAAASRHLHGLPPVPDFPEGELAEALDVDVVYDVHVPNWGGRVARLVDAPGHRLSGRLRPVATEAWPVLARLETALAFASEERLVKVRTASGTVVDAHAFTPAERNTSTQGPVSEAFLITLAVAAERARLPAAVVEKLQAEARIVHAVQHARPDGHRPPPPSKSGIK, encoded by the coding sequence ATGGCATCTGGCCCCGCGCCTTCGCGTCCCTGGTTCGCGTTCTCCCTCGACCTGGCTCCGGCCGCGGCGAGCCGGCACCTGCACGGCCTGCCCCCCGTGCCCGACTTCCCCGAGGGCGAGCTCGCCGAGGCCCTGGACGTGGACGTCGTCTACGACGTGCACGTGCCCAACTGGGGCGGCCGGGTCGCACGCCTGGTGGATGCCCCCGGACACCGGCTGTCCGGGCGCCTGCGCCCCGTGGCCACCGAAGCCTGGCCCGTCCTCGCCCGCCTGGAGACCGCGCTCGCCTTCGCCTCCGAGGAGCGCCTGGTGAAGGTGCGCACCGCCTCCGGCACCGTGGTGGACGCCCACGCCTTCACCCCCGCCGAGCGCAACACCTCCACGCAGGGGCCCGTCAGCGAGGCCTTCCTGATCACCCTCGCCGTCGCCGCCGAGCGCGCCCGCCTGCCTGCCGCCGTCGTCGAAAAACTCCAGGCCGAAGCCCGCATCGTCCACGCCGTCCAGCACGCCCGGCCCGACGGACACCGCCCTCCGCCCCCCTCCAAGTCCGGCATTAAGTGA